A single window of Crassostrea angulata isolate pt1a10 chromosome 8, ASM2561291v2, whole genome shotgun sequence DNA harbors:
- the LOC128159483 gene encoding uncharacterized protein LOC128159483 encodes MAFQPIRILITYQCSAIVNMAGKFQNVCKRFSLDALKPFQEETITQLLKGRDSFLSVKTGGGKSICYQGFQLMWTELNGCECSVLIVSPLLSIMKEQCEYLKSCDFTSTYIGRDSSEDIDIINGNFQFLFASPESILSVNKWRDMLVASKHFKLFVVDEAHTVLHWGESEIEMEPFRIWYSKLGEIRSLIQCPVLLITATANRSARMEMQKKFCMIDCHEIIQNPDRENIKLFVHKFKSTVSHGDIFYFLIHLLKKDKELCERFLIFCPSIKTCSELFSALRMKLGHIIKHVDMFHSQSPDTVKEKIKEDMSVESGNIRVLVATSAAGMGVNFRSVKYVINYGPPKDMDGFVQQFGRAGRDGGVAMALLLFNGKQCRNLDEDMKTYTQNKETCRRDIILSAYKSKSDPKRLRHMCCDICDVQYDCNSTDCSNFKHPFYKYELPVCSSDSDNSADDMFDDDSD; translated from the exons ATGGcatttcaaccaatcagaattcTTATAACGTATCAGTGTTCGGCTATCGTAAACATGGCGGGCAAGTTTCAAAATGTGTGTAAAAGGTTCAGTTTAGATGCGTTAAAACCTTTCCAGGAGGAAACAATTACACAGCTGTTGAAAGGCAGGGATTCATTTCTTTCCGTTAAAACAGGCGGTGGCAAAAGTATTTGCTATCAAGGTTTCCAGCTGATGTGGACGGAATTGAACGGATGCGAATGCAGTGTTTTGATAGTTTCGCCATTGCTTTCGATAATGAAAGAACAATGTGAATACTTGAAATCTTGTGATTTTACCTCAACGTATATTGGCAGAGATAGTAGCGAAGACATAGACATTATCAATGGTAATTTTCAATTCCTGTTTGCTTCACCGGAATCCATTTTGTCTGTAAATAAGTGGAGGGACATGCTCGTTGCTAGCAAACATTTCAAACTGTTCGTCGTCGATGAGGCCCATACTGTATTGCATTG GGGTGAAAGTGAAATCGAGATGGAGCCTTTCCGTATCTGGTACAGCAAGCTAGGCGAAATCAGATCCCTAATACAGTGTCCTGTCCTGTTGATAACTGCAACAGCTAACAGATCAGCTCGAATGGAAATGCAGAAGAAGTTTTGCATGATAGATTGTCatgaaattattcaaaatcCTGATAGAGAAAATATCAAGCTGTTTGTTCATAAATTTAAGAGCACAGTTTCACATGGAGACATTTTCTACTTTCTTATTCACTTGTTAAAAAAGGACAAAGAACTGTGTGAAAGATTTTTGATATTCTGTCCTTCAATTAAAACATGCAGTGAATTATTTTCTGCCTTAAGGATGAAACTTGGGCATATCATTAAGCATGTTGACATGTTTCATTCACAATCACCAGACACAGTTAAAGAAAAGATTAAAGAAGACATGAGTGTAGAGAGTGGTAACATCAGAGTTTTAGTTGCAACAAGTGCAGCAGGGATGGGAGTGAATTTCAGATCGgttaaatatgttataaattatGGACCTCCTAAAGATATGGATGGATTTGTCCAACAGTTCGGTAGAGCAGGTCGTGATGGAGGAGTGGCCATGGCCTTGTTACTTTTTAATGGTAAACAGTGTAGAAATTTGGATGAAGACATGAAAACCTATACTCAAAATAAAGAAACTTGTCGTAGGGACATCATACTTTCAGCATACAAATCAAAATCTGACCCCAAAAGATTAAGGCACATGTGCTGTGATATTTGTGATGTCCAATATGATTGTAATAGTACTGactgttcaaattttaaacatccaTTTTATAAATACGAATTGCCTGTGTGTTCTTCAGATTCTGATAATAGTGCTGACGACATGTTTGACGACGATTcagattaa
- the LOC128159455 gene encoding uncharacterized protein LOC128159455 has protein sequence MAAPMKTCGFCKKNIRDKSYRSLASNISQDHYGNIFKILGIAMTGVLCNQCVNKLNRIRKLNGDIETKVVSLTEERDKLLATLKAMPGIVQQCVSTPRRGEKRPLVKQTPTPRSRLKKSLFCTPTRKCSPAPKVTPQKRVVTQVTRSTQTKQPREDFDVKITVKYPHGERSKYVNTEPEKSALKAMMNSKKPEAIMKHYRKNDKYKDAIVNVVKKEIQKEINVLVSRNGNVFQNQSSENLLKFDWTAVSHEFQAKAPYLHNILCGAANLDLRTKKKLPGVITSAAILLYTRSQGLNQLQYILGLIADKCGMTKEGLKILHDLGVVVSPTSIMKKKKQLVKQQEKQIMETVSTYVNHKQEFTRNASGPSPTAGLESDTEVTSLAACGDSETQGLPCHAAVVESEADKTQYHTGRTESSAENNLLFSAACEIDDKSDTGDHSVQNIISKPKPIEILGDNLDVTISPAKMTMEKQRKSLHWFLVMAKQKRITAEDLNLPSGMLRERNDVLRVPTNSWIPSMVQTDSLCKNIVFHVSHILLKYIEFLKPASASFPTYISHPYMEKTKEKSIFLNCDLIEASENSSQGMITILQRIHHLAVPHVDNETPERIVFGGDVLTNERAFSAQEAMQNVPSEFESLSGLIHRPEGLHREMNFLLVY, from the exons ATGGCGGCGCCCATGAAGACGTGTGgcttttgtaagaaaaatatccGGGATAAGTCTTACAGGTCCTTAGCATCAAATATTAGCCAAGATCACTatggaaatattttcaaaatactggGAATAGCTATGACTGGCGTTCTTTGCAATCAGTGTGTGAATAAACTGAATAGAATAAGGAAATTAAATGGGGACATTGAGACGAAAGTTGTGTCGTTAACAGAAGAACGCGACAAACTTTTAGCGACACTCAAAGCAATGCCAGGCATTGTTCAACAGTGTGTAAGTACGCCTAGAAGAGGGGAAAAAAGACCGTTAGTTAAACAAACGCCGACACCAAGGTCAAGGCTCAAGAAAAGTTTATTTTGCACACCTACCCGTAAATGTAGTCCTGCACCTAAAGTCACACCACAGAAAAGGGTTGTAACTCAAGTCACAAGGTCAACGCAGACAAAACAACCACGAGAAGATTTTGATGTTAAG atCACAGTCAAGTACCCACATGGTGAACGCTCCAAGTATGTTAACACTGAACCTGAAAAATCAGCCTTGAAAGCTATGATGAACAGCAAGAAACCTGAAGCAATTATGAAACATTACaggaaaaatgataaatacaagGATGCTATTGTGAATGTTGTGAAAAAAGAGATTCAGAAAGAAATTAATGTTCTTGTTAGTAGAAATGGAAATGTCTTCCAAAATCAAAGTTCAGAAAACCTCCTTAAATTTGATTGGACAGCTGTTTCTCATGAGTTTCAAGCCAAAGCTCCTTACTTGCATAATATTCTATGTGGTGCGGCTAACCTGGATTTGAGAACCAAGAAAAAGTTGCCTGGTGTGATAACCTCTGCAGCTATATTACTTTACACAAGATCCCAAGGACTAAATCAGCTGCAGTATATCTTAGGACTTATTGCAGACAAATGTGGAATGACCAAAGAG GGTTTGAAAATACTTCATGATCTTGGTGTAGTTGTGTCGCCTACAAgcataatgaaaaagaaaaaacaacttGTGAAACAGCAAGAAAAACAGATTATGGAAACAGTTTCAACATATGTAAATCACAAACAAGAGTTCACAAGGAATGCTTCAGGACCGTCTCCTACTGCAGGGCTTGAAAGTGATACAGAAGTAACTTCGCTTGCTGCTTGTGGAGACAGTGAGACACAAGGCTTACCGTGCCATGCTGCTGTTGTTGAAAGTGAAGCAGACAAAACACAGTACCATACTGGTAGAACTGAAAGTAGTGCAGAAAACAATTTGCTTTTTTCTGCTGCATGTGAAATTGATGATAAATCTGATACAGGAGATCATTcagttcagaacattatttcaAAACCAAAACCAATAGAAATTCTTGGGGATAATTTGGACGTCACGATCAGTCCAGCAAAGATGACCATGGAGAAACAGCGTAAGAGCTTACACTGGTTCCTAGTCATGGCCAAGCAAAAACGAATTACAGCAGAGGACTTGAATTTACCGTCCGGTATGTTGAGAGAAAGAAATGATGTTTTACGGGTACCAACAAATAGTTGGATACCATCGATGGTACAGACTGACAGCCTTTGTAAAAACATTGTTTTCCATGTATCTCACATCCTGCTGAAGtatattgaatttttgaaacctgCAAGTGCAAGCTTTCCAACTTATATTTCACATCCATACATGGAGAAGACAAAGGAGAAGTCTATTTTTCTCAATTGTGACCTAATTGAAGCCAGTGAGAATTCTTCTCAAG GCATGATTACTATACTTCAAAGAATCCATCACCTAGCAGTTCCACATGTAGACAATGAAACGCCAGAAAGAATTGTGTTCGGTGGAGACGTTCTGACGAATGAGAGAGCTTTTTCTGCGCAGGAGGCCATGCAGAATGTCCCATCTGAATTTGAGAGCCTTAGTGGATTAATTCACAGGCCAGAGGGATTGCACAGGGAAATGAACTTTCTTTTGGTATACTGA